The following proteins come from a genomic window of Gimesia chilikensis:
- a CDS encoding ExbD/TolR family protein has product MKLRSSGREAEKIEPQMAPMIDVVFQLLIFFMLTLNIVEPEGDFNVNMPITDSNTPAEDPNIFPDIKVRLVANEDGSLNTIRLGQVNLGNGPNVFAGLNHEILKIIGKPGNPITKDMEVEIEADYNLHYEYTLKAVSACTGRLDSSGKHIIRYIEKIKFAPPVGGPAAGS; this is encoded by the coding sequence ATGAAGTTACGCAGCTCAGGCCGGGAAGCAGAAAAAATCGAGCCCCAGATGGCGCCGATGATTGACGTGGTTTTCCAGCTGTTGATCTTCTTCATGCTGACGCTGAACATTGTTGAACCCGAAGGGGATTTCAACGTCAACATGCCGATCACGGACAGTAATACTCCGGCTGAAGACCCGAATATTTTCCCGGATATCAAAGTTCGCCTGGTCGCCAATGAAGATGGCTCGCTGAATACGATCCGTCTGGGTCAGGTCAATCTGGGTAACGGTCCCAATGTCTTTGCCGGTCTGAATCATGAGATTTTGAAGATCATCGGCAAACCGGGTAACCCGATCACCAAGGATATGGAAGTCGAGATCGAAGCTGACTACAACCTGCATTACGAATACACCCTGAAGGCCGTCAGTGCCTGCACAGGGCGGCTCGATTCTTCGGGCAAGCATATCATTCGTTATATTGAAAAGATCAAATTTGCCCCTCCCGTCGGTGGTCCCGCGGCGGGCAGTTAA
- a CDS encoding ExbD/TolR family protein, with translation MKIKSKKPAVADVDMTPMIDIVFQLIAFFMVITNFEQIQADERVKLPSDSLAKPPEVKAADELVLNIGFERNSQGEITDPEAYIFYNGEPIPVLKFGPKLEQEARIYKQKNQDPKEVPVILRADALVKTGLVQDLIKLAQENGFTKFAFKATQKIQ, from the coding sequence ATGAAAATCAAATCAAAGAAGCCGGCTGTGGCTGACGTTGACATGACCCCCATGATCGACATCGTCTTTCAGCTCATTGCATTCTTCATGGTGATTACCAACTTCGAGCAGATCCAGGCAGACGAACGGGTGAAACTCCCTTCCGACTCCCTGGCCAAACCGCCCGAAGTCAAAGCCGCTGATGAACTGGTTCTGAACATTGGCTTCGAACGTAATTCTCAAGGAGAAATTACCGACCCCGAAGCCTATATTTTTTATAACGGTGAACCAATTCCAGTACTGAAATTCGGCCCTAAACTGGAACAGGAAGCCCGTATCTACAAGCAGAAGAACCAGGATCCCAAAGAGGTACCTGTGATTCTGCGGGCTGATGCGCTCGTTAAAACGGGGCTGGTTCAGGATTTGATCAAGCTCGCCCAGGAGAACGGTTTCACTAAGTTTGCCTTCAAGGCGACGCAGAAGATTCAATAA